Part of the Grus americana isolate bGruAme1 chromosome 12, bGruAme1.mat, whole genome shotgun sequence genome is shown below.
CTAGGCTGGTATTAAAACAGTCACAAAATGTTCAGCACACCCCCTGTGTTTTACTTAAGCATTTGAGTCCTCAACTTATATGTAAATACTTTGTTCTAGGGTTTTCCTCCCCACAATAGTGActtttatatctttttattcATTCTCTGTGCAGCATAAATGAATATGCCACTATTTTATTAGTGCGATTAAACCCAGTAGTGGCATGTGATTTACACTGTTTTACAGGGATTCTACATTGCAATTGTAAGGAAAATGACCTGATGACTGAAATGGTGGTTTCCACTCAAATGTTTATGATCCTGCCCAAGAAAAAATTTTtgttaaattgcattttaaagtaTCGTTAATTCATCTATCTATGAAATATCACTATATCCTTGTCTTTAGTCAATTTGATATATCATCTTCTAAGGacaaataaattgttttacGATGATTGATTCTGAACTGTGGTAGTTgcacttaaataattttttccttgttgtcCGTAAAGCAAAGCTCACTGATTACTGCTTTGCTTAGTCTAAAGTCTAAACTATAGATCCACTTATCCTTTATATAGATCGACTGCAGTTCTGAAGAGATGCTTGGGTTTCCTTGCAAAATCCCACAGCTATATTTTGTGTACTTGAGACTAAATTCATCACGGCATATTTAGGTGGCATTTTACATTCATATTGTTCAGTGTTGTAAGGATTTGTGTCATGGTTATGCCAAGGTAGCCCACAGAACTGGAATGCCAACGCACTAGTTGTCAGACAAAGCACCCTGAAATATGCAGTGAAATATGCAGTGCCTGTCTAGAAAACTGAAGTTAATCACTGAAAATTAGTGAAACAGACAATATGGAGGGATTGTTTAAATGGTAGACTTCCTAGCTAAATGGGCAGTATAATTTGTTTCTGAGTACTTTGAGTTAAAACAAGGTGACCGTGCCGTACCGGTGTAGTCATTATCAGTTGTCTGACTTTTTTTGGCTGTCAGAGTGGAGTCCTGAGAAGGGAATGCTCTGCTAACATTAGCTCTGTGCAAAGGTATTCATGAGACTTTGAGTAATGATTACTGTAATGTTTTGTCTCCTCCTCATTTCTCCTTTAATAACACACATTAGTGTTTAGTTGAGTTTCAGTAGTTACATAAAAGTGAAAGCTACTGTCCCCTGTTTAAATAGTTGAAAACAGTGGTAGCTCTTAAGGCCATCTGGTACTACACCGCATTGTTATATGCTGATGCTCATGCAATACTGAAATTGTAACACAATTACTCATGTTAGCTAGTCTGTATTGATTGGCTGTGTTTAAGCCTGTGGAAAATCTCCTGCTAAGCATTGAATGAAGTTGTAAATCCATCCTTACCTGCCCATCTGAAGTATAAtctcagtttttatttattattgcgTGCCACTGGGAAGGATAAGAGAAGATGAAAGAGTGAAAGATATTGTTTAAACAAGGTCATATAAAGAATTTAGGAAATGATCATTAAAGCTTTAGAGGAAAGTATTTTCTAATATAATTgcatttcctcaaaaaaaaaaaaaaagcctaactATAGGTTGTAGAATATCTTTGAGGTGTTTTCCAGCATTACTTCAACAGACACTGCCtctaatttttcagtgttgtatGAATTGCTCCTTAGAGTTACTAGATGAGTAGCACTCTTTAAATGTTaattcatttatcttttttagCAAGTTGCAGTTTCAGGTAGGAAGAAGCTAAACCTGTGTTAGGTAGTCATTGAAACTCAGTTTATTTAATGTCATAGTATTTAAGTACTTCCTTTGCTAATAAATTTGTGCCGTATCATTAAGTAGTCAAATTCTTTAGGGTTCTTATCCCCTACCCTCTTTGGAGACTATGAATAGAGACATTTATTGTGCAAGTTCCTACAGTTATCATCCAGACTGTGATTTAAATTCTGCACTGCTGTTATTACAGTCATTGCCTCTAGGCTTGAcgttgggtttggttttttattagATAATATGAGGTCGCACAGATAGAAGACCAGTaattcttctcttcccctcatACAGTAATTGacacttttgttttgttgatttatGCCTGACAGGAATGACTGAATTATTAGATGGAGAACTGGATGCTCTCCGGTCTTTTTGCACCATTAAGATAAGTAAGATGCGTCAGCGGCTGATCTCTAAGCAGGCAAATGGCGGCAAGTCAAGAAAGCCGCAGCATGGATTCACAGCAAAGAAACTGGGGACAAGTGACTTGAACTGCATTGTTCCTGATCGGCTAATGAACAGAATCCGCCTGAAAAATGCCAGAGAGACTGTTAAACAGGtactgcaaggaagaaaaaaatttagattttgCCTATGCTTTTGGAAGAcccactggggaaaaaagctgtaaTATAAGGATCAAATCAGGCAGACCTTACTGTTGCCACACTCAGGCCTCTGAAGGAGATGTTTTGCTTGATACCTCAAGATTtacctttctcatttttttgttAGACGCTCCTGCAGAACTGTTGCTAGTAAATAATCAAATCATTATAAAATATTGTCTGGTGATAAAATAATGATTTGTGTCATTGAGCGAGGCTGGGATGGTCAGTTATTGCAGTCCACAATAATCCCTGGatcaactgaagaaaaaagccttGTTTCCTGGGTACATTTGCACCTGTTATTTATAGACATATTCTGCATATTATTTGATTGTGGAGTCCATGTGACGCCAGTATTAAAAGTACTTCAAAGCCAAAACCCTCCCCCCTGCTCCCAGTTTTCTTAGACATTAGGTAATATTAAGAATTAAAGCATGTCCAATAGAATTGTGGTGACATCAGTTCCTTTATTTAGAAGCATCTGTATCATCTTTATGCAATTCAAAGTGCTTGTCCTTTTTCACCAGCCCAGTGTGGTTTTCCCACTGTAGGATAGGCGTTCTGACACAGCCCCTCCCTTCAGCTCTGCATCTAAGAATCTCAAGACTGGTAATTTTTTTGGCCAGTGATAACTTGCATTCTTGCTTTGTGCTTGCAGATGGATTTGAATATGTGGTTATGTGGATGTGAGTAGTGACCATTTCCTACAAATACCTTTAATCTTAAATCTGGGCCTTGGCAAACATCTATACTTTGTTTGAAATTGGTGCAGAATGTCTGCATCTGGGAAAGTATTTCTGATAAAGCAAAAAATGAGCTTTGAATAGTAATTacagtcatttattttgttttatctcTATCACATGTGCTGGCTTTAATTTATTGCCATATAGCATAGTAAAAGTGGTAACGTATTCCTCTGCAAAGCCTGTGCCAGGTGAGCTGGGAGCAATACTTTTAAGGTCAGTTCTGGTGTGATGATTATTTCaagctttctgtttgtttaaattgttttggaATTTCATCGATCTGCATTCTTTCATTGCATTAATGTTAACCAACCCACCATCCAAATTTTGTAGAATTTTTACTGCCTCTTTATTTGTCTTACAGTGTTGTAGTagtacattttttaataaatgtactTTGACTCCTATGTTTGCTTCTATCTTTACTGCcacataatatttttatgcagaggagaagaaatcaaGGAAGAAGGTGACAGAGAGACTTGAGACGTGACTTTCTAGGATTGATTCCACTGCTTTTGTAGCAACTTATTGCCTTTTTATAACCAGATGGAATCTGTATAAATTAAATCAGATAAAATTATTGATATTTCACAAATGCACAGATACTGGGATTTCTGTAATGCTATTAAATTTGCTTAAGATTTCATGGTGGATAAGCTAACATAGAAATTAATACATCAGGTACTCATTAAGCAAGAGTAACTAATGGCTGGTTGTACTCTAAACATATTTAACACAAGCAAAATACGTATAGATTTACATTGGCAAAATTGTAATTTGGACTTAGCATCCACCCAGGGTCAAATGTTGtactaattaaaacaaatgtttgccAGTATAACAACATCCTCACAGTGGGTTTTGGCTGGTCACCGATTTGTTGCTTGGCAATCAtatgacttcattttttttttggaccatTATAGTTTCTGTGGAAGAAGTCAGTAATGTCCATGCAACCTCAAGCATCAGGGAAACTTTGCCTATCTGTATATTGCAGATCAGCGCTATGGTTCTGAGCTACAAGTAGGTAACTTTAAATGAAACTAAGTTATCAGTACTGGAAGGGGTAATACCTGGGGAAGAGGAAATATATTTAGTGTGGAAACATTCAGACAGGCTCATGAAGATGATACTGTGACAAAGATTATGAAATCATTTACAACTGcttacaaaagcaaatttttgtCTTTAGACAGTATCCATATCTATATTTTTGTTGATTGTTCTTAATGAAGTGGCCATCTTGCTAGGACAGACATTGCTCATTGCATCAAAGTCTCATCTTGCAGGTGACAGAAGCTCAAATCCACGAATCATCAGTGTGCCCTGACTGTCagaagaaggaagcagagcTAGCCAAAGTTACCTTTCTCAGACAAAAGAAGATTCTGATGGAAAGTGCTTTAATCCAAGAGAAATTGGAAGAACAGATTTACTCCAGAGTAAGcgaatgttattaaaaaaagttgtaGTACATTTTACACATGCTGTAACTAAAGAATCCGTAAGCCAGATTTCCCTGTGGTTTATGGCAATGAGATCAGATTGACCCGAATGCAGTGCAAGCCAAAGTAGAACTTGGCTCAGTATCATTAATAAAATGCTTGGGACTAACATACTGATTAAGTCATTTGAGCTTGTCTGATTTATATAAGCTGAAGGTCTTTCCCAGGATGTCCTCGAATTGTTTTGGGTACATCTTGATTATTTCTCCatagtttgttttctcttgggCTGTCCaggaaaaatgataaataaCAGAATGATGTGATAGTAGGTAACGATGCCCATATTAGTCTTCCTTGCTCCTCCTTTGGCATAGGAGTCTCAGAATAGGACACTGCAACATCTTATGGAGGCTAAGGCCTCTCAGATGCTCTGAGGTTGCTTCTTGGAAGAACTGTCTTTTGTCTGTCACAAAGATTCAAGCTTTATTGTTAGGAAATACCTCTGGAATAGATGATAGGCAGTGTAAGCTGAAATTTAGGGAATTCCTTGGGTCTTCTGTGATTATTCCTCAGAATGATCTTCTTCCTGAAGGAAGAACTCTTCTCTCACTTGCTGAAAGGGAGTCAGATTGAAAGCAGGTTGTTTCTGGGCACTGATTAAGTAGTGCTCTCTGAAGCCCTGAGATCTGTCCTTCTGTGTTTGTGACCAGGGTGGGAATTTGTGCGCTGTACCACACATTCATTTTTTACCTAATAGTGCCGGGCTTCTGATTCTTGACTCCCATTCACTCCCTGCCTAAGATTTGAGAGCTTCAGTTTCAAGTCAGGCTTCACTTTTTTCCTCGTTTTTCTCCCAGCTTCCTGGCTGAAAAGGccagctgctttttccttcccttctttagGGAAGAAACCTGCTTTATGGGGCAGCTCACAGGCTATGCTATTCAACAAAGTTTTTAAAcaagatgctttaaaaatccGGCAAAATTGTGCTGATGAGTGCTGCTTACCTAGTTGCTTTTGAGGGACTGGTAGACCTGTGATAGAGGACATAAGAAATGGCAGGAATACAAACCCGCGtcattttcatgtttcctttttatttcaggatGTGCTTACACATATAGGAGAAGCAGTCAGAAGCCTTCCCAAACCTTCAGAGGATCCCAGGAACTTATGGCAAAGACTGAAAGGTCAGAAAATGTGCAGCCTGAAAGTAGTAAATATAACTGAAGGACATAAAGAACTGGGAGAGTTTTCTGCGGGCAGTCATGTACTGAATGCCAACGATTGTGGATGTAACCTGTTTTGTCAGTGATGAATTGAGTAGTGGTTTAATATTCTTGCAGGTGGAACCAGATATGCCCAGCATGCTGGCATCTGGGTTATGATTCAACTCTTCATTCTTCCTAAATGCAAATGTTGCAATATAATGTAATCCAACTATACACggtttttaaattacagaagcCAACATTTTCTATTATTAATCTGACAAGAAATAGGTATTGTTTTTTTGTGGGATTGCTTGTGGGATTTCAGAGCAGTTCTCAGCTGCTGCcatctgtaagaaaaataactgattcCGTTTTTTGGGGCAGGGAGGTATAATTACTGGCTTTCAGCTTGGTCTTTGCCCACTGTCTCATATTAAATTGCAAGTGAGAGCCCCaggtggaggagaaaaagaaggttGGAAAGTAACTatagaaaggaggaaaatgaaatgggGTATTTATAGAACTGAAATAATGAGACTGTAACAGAAATTAATCAGCAAGACTGAGGATGCCAACAGGACAAGAAATGATAATAAATTAATCATAGAACCTATATAGGATAGCTGtctaggaagagaaaaaacaacatgGATTAAAATTGTAATAAGATGCCAGATAATATTTTTGACTGTTTTTTGAATAGACTGTGGAATTTGTTGGCGTTTTCCGTGATTTTTCAAGATGGCAAAGTCACTCTCTTTCAAAGAATATATCTGGATGAAAGATTGGTATTCAGTATGCAGCCAAATAAAATGGCTTTATGCTGGGGATCTGAGTGGGTTAGACAATGAAATCATCCTCATTGTAGCCTCAAAAGATGTATGCTGATCTCTGGGCACAAATGCAGCCCACCTTTCTGATTATTGCTGACAACAGGAGCAAATTGCATTGCTCTTGCAGTGACCTCGTGGCTGGTGGACTTGTGTTAAAGTTACTGACTCTCATCAGTCTCCAGTTTCCTGACTTCCACGCATTTAGATCTCTGAAGGCTGTGGAAATCGTGAAGGAATATCCTTATCTATGAACTCTTACTGAATTCCTGTTAcaaagaaaatagaattaaatcttactgttgcattttattttcccattttgggACAAGAATATGTATCATTGGTTTCGTATTTTATATCCATGTacctattttcttttgtatgctATTTATCATTTATAAGAGTGCTTGAGGGCTGTTCAGCCTCTTGTTTTCGCTTCCCACAAATCAGTGGAAAACCTGAATAGAAATGCTAGGCTTTAGAGGTCGATAGGCCCACCTATGTTAGCAAATATCTGCCTTTTGGTGCTTAAAAACCTACCTTGAATGATTTCACTGGGAGTTGATCCTGAGTAGGTCAAGCCTCAAGTGAAAACGTGATGCAGCCCTAAGCTGTTCAAAGCTAGTTGTCCTCACTGCTTCATCGGCAGTTTATTCTGGTTTCTTGTTAACAGCAGGTTTAATAGTCCACCAAAAGTATTCCCCTAAGCTTGGCTTTAACTTTTGAATTGTCACTGCAGATTACATAGCTACCTATTTAATGAATAAACTGCTGCTCGTTTCTGCCCATTACTCTCTAATCCTTAGAAATGTTCAAATCCCTTAAATCTCCTACCTTCCAATCtataaaccttttctttttagataCTCCATCTCTCTTCCTTATTTGCTTTAGACTACGCTCCCTATTTCTCTCGAGTCTTTCCAAGTCTCTCGCAATCTGGTTAACCCTAGGCAAAGGACGCTCCTGAGCCCGTGCGAAGTCTGATAAGGGCTGTCAGATACAGAAGTGCTGATTGGGAATTGAatcctttgaaaatgtaattttgttgttattgtcaATGAACACAGCTTTCAGCCCTTACAAAAATGCAGCAATTGAGTTCCAGGACTCTAAATATagattgattatttttataagtaaaagaagacattttggtatttttgctttcagtacATAGATGCTTtctagaaatactgaaatatttctttgcaacTGTGAGCTATTTGGGTTAGGCATCTGAcaatgtttttctgtgaaacGATTCATACAGCACCGTGGCTGTACagttcttgtttgtttgcataAATGTTACAAAGACAATTCAGATAGCtcctctgaaaaatcaaagcatgtTTTGCTTATGTCTGTGGCATGCATTTTCCTACTGCTCACTacaattctttcatttttttttaatcaagaatgACTTTGAGATCTGAGTGTTTGTCTTCGGTTTTTCTTGTAGCAGCTATTAGGGATGTACAATGGAATGAATGATCTGAGTctctaaataatttatttcataatcCTGCAGTGTTTGAAACTAGAGATCCAAAAATTCTGACATGGAGgatgtagggggaaaaaaaatgtagatcatgtttcttcctttcccccctcaCAGGGGGGAGCTTCTCCCCCCTTCCTCAGcagtagatttttcttttgatccAAAGAAACGCTCTAAAACTGTGTTCAAGAAATCTGTATTCCTCTGCTCCCTTGTTTGTACTTGCCGGAGCATAAAAGGAGTGAGGTGGATCAAGGGTGATTCATATGGTAAGCAGCTGTAGTACTGAAACAAATCAATCTGCCTGTTAAAAGTACTTTGGAGCTCTTTCTTTCTAGCTTTCATGCTACACAGAGTTGCATTATTTAATCTTCTGAATGATTTGTGATGTAGTAGAGTGTATTGCTCTGAACTTTGTACAAATACAGAAGGTTTTTTCATATATACAGTGGTTTATATTACGTGTATGCTGATATCTGGTTTTGTGAGGTTATACTTTATAACTGACCTATTGGATACGTTCCTcaaattatcattaaaatcGGTTTCCTGTGGACTGCAGCAATGTAATTTCCACTTTCGTTTGCCCTAGCTTTCTCTATAAAACAAAAGTTAACCTGGCTTCCAGGCTCAGTCATTCCTTAGTCTTGTTTCTAACCATCTGTTGGGCCATGGAAGTTGAAAGTTTATCCTAGAGGAGAAACAAATACCACCTCGTTCACAGTAGGCTACTAGCACATGTTGGAGTGAGAATAAGGTTTTAGTGCGAGTAACTTGCCTGGGTATGAACTGGGAACAAAGGTAAACACGTTTGAATACTGATTTCCAGCTCCTTGTGAAAGATGTAGTCACAGAGTGGtggaggttggaagggacctctggaggttgtcttgtccaaccccctgctcgAGCAAGGTCACCTACAGCCAGCTGGGACCTGGTCCCACTGGTCCAGAAATCCTTACGTTAATCTGAAACCTTTTCTCTGAAGCTATACTTAAATCTGAAGTGCTTCAGGCCCCCTTGGGCCCACTGCCTTTTCATAAATCCATCTCCTAGTCCTGGTTTTGTTGTGTGGCAAGAGTcagttgtttgttgttttgttgtgttgttttttttttttttaccttagcCAGTTTGATCAGCTTCCAAGAAGAGGAGCTGAACCCATTTATTTGTATTGAGGGCTTGACAAAGCTTTGAACTGGTGGCACTGAGGAGGAGGTTTTGCTGCTGGAAGGGTTCACGTTCCCCTGTGAAATTGTTAGCTGACACAGCGTCCAGATTCTTCTTGAGTAAAAACCTGAATTGTAGCTTTCAGTGCAGTTATTCCAAATCATACATACGTACTCAGCAAGAGCTGGACTGCTTCCAGTTAggtgtttttaaagcattttgaaatataCTTGCATTCTtcaaactgtaattttattacCATTCAGTCTGATTTTCAGAGAGTGACTTTTATTGTCTCCACTCAATAAGAGCTAACCTGGACACTACATGCAAAGTGTTGCTGCCTGCAACAAGTTGATATTCTAAGTGccacttgtttaaaaaatgttttgttaattttgtgAATACatatattaatcttatgaatGCTACGCTTGCATTGTTTTTATGCAACTAGTTAACCGTTCCTTTTTCCTCCACACCCGATTCTGAAGATCTTTGCCTGCACTGACAGCAGTGTGGTCTGTATGGGGAGGCTGGGAAATGAGGGGGAGTGTACGCCTTCTGTCAGTAAGGTACTACATCCTCTACCTTTCAAAGTACCTATAGAATTGATCAGggcaccttaaaaaaaaaaaaaaaaagattttccagCTTCTGGGCATGGATATTcactgcttatttatttattttgtaataaaatagtACTGTTTGTTCTCACATAGACTAGTGTGTATGATCCATAAATATGTTTGTAAAATATATCTGTAGCATGTAACAGAATCCTTTAGAATATTCTGTGAAAATTCGTATTTTTAGTTGATAGCACTTTAAGAACATTTACATCCTTCatcttgacatttttaaatagaacatttttttcctacagaagtAAGTTTACAGCATCATCACAGTATTAtagcttgtttaaaaatacatacagcaTTAATGGTAATTGCAAGCAAGCTATATACTTGAGCagggtttttgtttgtaattttacatgttttctactttttaaaacaactacGTATATTAATATTACATCCATCACTTTGTTAGAAAATATTACTTATATGCTACTCACAATAGatctgtcatttttctgtgaCATAATATTACAGGCTATGAAAATAGAAACACACCATTGTagttggtttaaaaataattaacaagcCTAGTTTAAAAAAGCGCATTAGGCTTGCTCTTTCCTTGGTAAGTGAGGTCCCACTAATGTTGGATGTCCTTAATCCACTTATGGTTGGAATGCCGCTAGCACCTCTCGGCACTGAACCTTACGTGAAAGAAATACTGACTTACCACCCCCTAACAAGTTTAGGGCTGGGTCCCGTGTGTTTTCTGCCTGGAGCTGTTGCTGAAGACATGAAGAGTTCTTCAGCTACGGGCTTTCAGGACCAGGCTGCTACTGCTGAGTATCTGTGAATCTGATTTACTTAAGACTCCCAATTGGATTTCAAAATCTTCAGCCAGATGATTAGATCAGTGCAAGACAACACATCTCCACTGATTTTTATCAGCTGTGTTGGTTTGCATTAACCAAAATTTGATCCTTTGCCTTCCACAGGCCAGTGGATTTTTTGAAAGAGTGCGAGCAACagattttttactgttttagtAATACaatagagattaaaaatacatgattGCGTTGGTTTTACTTTGCACAAATGAGactaaatatataaatatatatatgtataataaaGCTGTAGGAAATCTCCAGACTGCTAACAACtcttataaatgagataaaacAAGGATATATTTGCTTGGAAATTTCATAGTTGCCGTTCtttaagtattttcattttcaggt
Proteins encoded:
- the C12H8orf48 gene encoding uncharacterized protein C8orf48 homolog isoform X2; this translates as MSQLAGQNLADEQSEVVDSAAIERDVLGKWIDLKNKAAGVKQDKTHAGMTELLDGELDALRSFCTIKISKMRQRLISKQANGGKSRKPQHGFTAKKLGTSDLNCIVPDRLMNRIRLKNARETVKQVTEAQIHESSVCPDCQKKEAELAKVTFLRQKKILMESALIQEKLEEQIYSRDVLTHIGEAVRSLPKPSEDPRNLWQRLKVQGKIEFGECLKSSASVEG
- the C12H8orf48 gene encoding uncharacterized protein C8orf48 homolog isoform X1; the protein is MSQLAGQNLADEQSEVVDSAAIERDVLGKWIDLKNKAAGVKQDKTHAGMTELLDGELDALRSFCTIKISKMRQRLISKQANGGKSRKPQHGFTAKKLGTSDLNCIVPDRLMNRIRLKNARETVKQVTEAQIHESSVCPDCQKKEAELAKVTFLRQKKILMESALIQEKLEEQIYSRDVLTHIGEAVRSLPKPSEDPRNLWQRLKGQKMCSLKVVNITEGHKELGEFSAGSHVLNANDCGCNLFCQ